One window of the Rhipicephalus sanguineus isolate Rsan-2018 chromosome 2, BIME_Rsan_1.4, whole genome shotgun sequence genome contains the following:
- the LOC119381543 gene encoding uncharacterized protein K02A2.6, which produces MAFNPLAVELPTKLDFRKPEDWTRWHRRWERYRLISGLTGQDETTQINTLLYAMGEEAEDVLTALKLTDEQTSSYAAVVSAFEKHFLPRKNVIYERARFNSRKQEPHENVDTFATELFKMAERCDYGTLKDELIRDRLVVGLRDVKLSERLQLDPELTLEKAITAARNSESVKQQHKEMRSIGQSTLDVGELHGQANSKNRRNETKAPSRSRPQRMGKKGDERCKWCGNVRDHTKVQCPAANKTCNHCGKKGHYACVCLSKPKDDFPSSRERPKGLEELYLGEMTVEANTPWRITATLNKSPFTFKVDTGADVTAIAHDQYDSNVMGPIKPTQQLLIGPGQTTIATVGYVDATVAWRNTEIQETVFIIKGLKEALLSRPAIEALGILQRPLELAETRAQATDVPDFLASYPRLTSGLGFMKTEYRIKVRNDAKPYAVTYPRRVPLPLLPLVKKELKRMEDMRVVQKIEHATEWCFPMVVARKKNDELRICVDYGQLNQQILRERVLMPTVDECLAKLAGATVFSRLDARAGYWQVPLAKDSREYTTFITPVGRFQFLRLPFGISTAPEFYQREMLRILEGLDGVSCLQDDIIISGKTTEEHDTNLRLVLKKLEDAGVTLNTDKCSFRQTQVTFLGHVVSAAGISADPGKVRAITQLDPPRDASEVRSLLGSANHLAKFLPDLADFTKPLRDLLHQDAEWHWGPVQQQSFDRLKQALSRTPILTHYDAQLPHTVSVDASSYGLGAVLLQQSQQRLLPVAYASRSLTDTEQRYAQIEKEALAITWACEHFRKYLLGSTFHVETDHKPLVPLLTTKRLDELSPRLQRFRMRLLEYDYTMSHTPGNKLYTADLLSRKPLKEPANEDERKLEAAVHEFEELVLEQLPASNHLLNRIRTSIQTDKTLSKIATFCTTSWPTVHGLSPDLKRYVEVASEISLVDGLLFKGDRIIIPPDMRVEVLEKLHAGHLGTTRCRARARESVWWPSIGKHIEDFVDRCPTCQEHRKPGTEPLLLTPLPAHPWETVGIDLFTLEGKEYVVVVDYYSRFIELEQLKRTTTKDIAQVLEPIFARFGVPTTIRTDNGPQFTSAEFKELVQRWGATHTTSSPYYAQSNGMAERAVQTAKQLLRKTSNINEALLAYRASPGVEGFSPGELLMGRRLNTTIPTTPRMLAPKWDDSEFRKKNEAYRVQVKATYDTRHKAQSRGRLSPGTAVRIFTGAASHGVVTQSAPQPRAYIVQTDRGPARRTARHLQPLRGVSSTRSGRVCKKPDRLDL; this is translated from the coding sequence ATTTCCTGCCCCGAAAGAACGTCATCTATGAGAGAGCGCGGTTCAACTCTCGGAAACAAGAGCCGCACGAAAATGTCGACACGTTCGCGACCgagctgttcaagatggctgaaAGATGCGATTACGGAACTCTCAAAGACGAATTGATACGGGACAGGCTCGTAGTAGGCCTACGAGATGTGAAACTCAGTGAGAGGCTGCAACTTGACCCCGAACTCACGCTCGAGAAGGCGATCACAGCTGCCCGCAATTCAGAGAGCGTGAAGCAGCAACACAAAGAAATGCGCTCCATCGGACAGTCTACTCTCGACGTCGGCGAACTACACGGCCAGGCAAACTCAAAAAATCGTCGGAATGAAACGAAGGCGCCCTCCAGGTCACGCCCGCAACGCATGGGCAAGAAGGGAGACGAACGCTGCAAGTGGTGTGGAAATGTGCGCGACCACACGAAGGTACAGTGCCCCGCGGCGAACAAGACTTGCAACCATTGCGGGAAAAAGGGCCACTATGCGTGTGTGTGCCTCTCAAAGCCGAAGGACGATTTTCCGAGCTCCCGAGAACGGCCTAAAGGACTAGAAGAGCTATATTTAGGTGAAATGACTGTGGAAGCAAATACGCCGTGGCGGATTACTGCCACTCTGAACAAGTCGCCTTTCACCTTCAAGGTCGACACCGGCGCGGACGTGACTGCGATCGCACATGACCAGTACGACAGCAACGTCATGGGACCCATCAAGCCAACGCAACAGCTGTTGATAGGCCCAGGTCAGACGACGATAGCCACTGTTGGATACGTCGATGCGACAGTAGCCTGGCGCAACACTGAAATCCAAGAAACAGTCTTCATCATTAAAGGACTCAAAGAAGCGCTGCTTAGTCGACCAGCTATAGAAGCACTCGGGATTCTTCAACGCCCTCTCGAGTTAGCCGAAACTCGCGCACAAGCAACGGATGTTCCGGACTTTTTGGCATCTTACCCTAGGCTAACTTCCGGGCTGGGATTCATGAAGACAGAGTACCGCATCAAAGTCAGAAATGATGCCAAGCCATACGCAGTCACCTACCCCAGGCGCGTGCCACTTCCACTGCTTCCACTCGTGAAGAAAGAGCTGAAAAGGATGGAGGACATGAGAGTCGTCCAGAAGATTGAGCATGCGACCGAATGGTGTTTCCCAATGGTTGTTGCACGTAAGAAGAACGATGAGCTGCGCATCTGCGTTGACTATGGCCAGCTGAATCAACAAATATTACGTGAACGCGTGCTTATGCCTACAGTGGATGAGTGTCTCGCAAAACTTGCTGGTGCAACCGTTTTCAGCCGCCTAGACGCACGAGCAGGATACTGGCAGGTTCCCCTGGCCAAGGACTCTCGTGAATACACCACCTTCATCACACCAGTTGGGAGGTTCCAGTTCCTGAGGCTTCCTTTTGGGATCTCCACGGCACCGGAGTTCTACCAACGAGAGATGCTCCGCATACTCGAAGGACTAGACGGTGTGAGCTGTCTGCAAGACGACATCATAATCTCAGGAAAGACAACTGAGGAACATGACACCAACCTACGGCTGGTGCTGAAGAAGCTGGAAGATGCAGGTGTTACTCTCAACACCGACAAGTGCTCTTTTCGCCAAACGCAAGTAACTTTCTTAGGACACGTCGTATCTGCAGCAGGAATCAGCGCCGACCCAGGAAAGGTCAGGGCCATAACCCAGCTCGACCCACCACGTGATGCGTCAGAAGTCAGGTCTTTGCTGGGCTCTGCAAACCATCTGGCGAAATTCCTCCCAGACCTAGCGGACTTTACGAAGCCTCTCAGAGACTTGCTACACCAAGACGCTGAATGGCACTGGGGTCCAGTTCAACAGCAGAGTTTTGACAGACTCAAGCAAGCTTTAAGCAGGACACCGATTCTCACTCACTACGATGCTCAGCTGCCTCATACAGTGTCTGTGGACGCCTCCTCATATGGTCTTGGGGCGGTACTACTACAGCAGTCGCAACAAAGACTCTTACCGGTGGCATATGCATCACGCTCCCTCACAGACACTGAGCAACGATATGCCCAAATCGAAAAGGAGGCTCTGGCCATCACATGGGCTTGCGAACATTTCCGCAAGTACCTGTTAGGATCAACCTTTCATGTGGagacagaccacaagcccctagTGCCGCTACTGACGACCAAACGTCTCGATGAGCTAAGTCCTCGCCTCCAACGTTTTAGGATGCGTCTTTTGGAGTACGACTACACCATGTCCCACACTCCTGGCAACAAACTCTACACAGCGGATCTTCTCTCACGGAAGCCGTTAAAAGAGCCAGCCAACGAAGATGAGAGAAAGCTCGAGGCTGCGGTGCACGAGTTCGAAGAGTTGGTGCTTGAACAGCTCCCTGCTTCAAATCACCTGCTCAACAGAATCAGAACCAGCATCCAGACAGACAAAACACTCTCCAAGATAGCCACTTTCTGCACGACGTCTTGGCCAACGGTGCATGGGCTGTCCCCTGACCTGAAACGCTATGTCGAGGTGGCGAGTGAAATTTCACTCGTTGATGGATTGCTCTTCAAAGGTGACAGAATAATCATCCCACCAGACATGAGGGTCGAAGTTCTCGAAAAACTCCATGCAGGCCACTTGGGCACAACAAGGTGTCGAGCAAGGGCAAGAGAAAGTGTATGGTGGCCAAGCATAGGGAAGCATATCGAAGACTTCGTGGACAGATGTCCAACCTGTCAGGAGCACAGAAAGCCAGGAACCGAGCCCCTGCTTCTAACTCCATTGCCCGCCCACCCTTGGGAAACGGTCGGCATCGATCTCTTCACGCTGGAGGGGAAGGAGTATGTCGTGGTAGTGGATTACTACTCCCGATTTATCGAGCTGGAGCAGCTGAAGAGAACAACTACAAAAGACATCGCCCAAGTCCTGGAACCAATATTTGCACGATTTGGTGTTCCGACGACAATACGCACAGACAATGGCCCGCAGTTCACTTCTGCGGAATTCAAGGAACTGGTGCAGCGCTGGGGAGCCACGCACACGACCTCAAGCCCTTACTATGCACAGAGCAACGGTATGGCTGAGAGAGCCGTGCAGACAGCAAAGCAGCTTCTGAGGAAGACCTCGAACATAAACGAAGCCCTGCTTGCCTACAGAGCCTCACCTGGCGTGGAAGGGTTTTCACCGGGAGAACTACTAATGGGCCGTCGCCTAAACACCACAATACCAACCACTCCGAGAATGCTAGCCCCAAAGTGGGATGACAGCGAGTTCAGAAAAAAGAACGAAGCCTATAGAGTGCAAGTAAAAGCAACATACGACACCCGGCACAAGGCACAGAGCCGAGGACGCTTATCACCGGGCACAGCTGTACGCATCTTCACTGGAGCTGCATCACATGGCGTGGTAACACAGTCAGCGCCGCAACCAAGGGCCTACATTGTGCAAACTGACAGAGGGCCTGCAAGACGCACGGCAAGGCACCTGCAACCTCTGCGAGGCGTGAGCTCcacaagaagtgggcgtgttTGCAAGAAACCAGACCGCCTGGACTTGTAG